In the Bacteroidales bacterium genome, GCATTTATTGTAAAATCGCGGCGATTCTGATCATCCTGTATGCTTCCGTTCTCTACAACCGGTTTACGAGAATCCAGGTTGTATGATTCTTTGCGGGCGCCAACAAATTCAACATCCATATCACCATAGCGAAGCATGGCTGTTCCGAAATTCTTGAAAATTTTCACATCGACATCTTTTCCTAATTTTAAAGAAACGCGTTTGGCTAAATCAATACCGCTGCCTGCTGCAACAATATCAATATCTTTACTGTTACGTTTTAAAATCAGGTCGCGAACAAAACCGCCGATTACGAATGCTTCAATGCCAATGTCCGATGCGGCTTCGGCAATAATATCAAGTATTTTAAGGTTAGTGTATAATTTCAATTTTTATTTTCTGATGATTTCATAATTGCCATCTTCCAAAAGTTTGATGATCGTCGATGGCCTTATTTCTTTAATATTTTCATGATATAAATTTACAATATAATCAACGTTCTTTTTAATTTCTGAAGAAATTTTACTGAAAAGAAGCGCTGTGGGTTCGCCTGAAACATTTGCAGATGTTGAAACTACAGGTTTGCCAAAAAACGTGATCATTTGTTTGCAGAATTCATCACTTACAACACGAATAGCAACAGTGCCATCCGATGCAATAGCTTTTTTTGCAAGATTTTTTGCTTTAGGATAAATGAATGTAGTAGGGCGATCCATGTTCTTTACCAGGTCCCATGCTATTTCCGGTATGTTCTCAACATATTCTTTTACCATATCAATATCGCTGACCAGTAAAATCAGGCTTTTGCTTTCAAGGCGTTTTTTTATTTTGAATATTTTTTGAACAGCAGCCTGGTTTGTAGCATCGCACCCAATTCCCCAAATAGTATCGGTGGGGTAAAGGATGATTCCTCCTTTGGTTAGCACATTTACCGTTTTATCAATTTCTTCAAGCATTTTAGTGGGGTATTGAAGTAACTAATTTATTTATTTCAATAGAATAAGCACATTCAAAATGATGTTCCGGGCAAGTTTTAAAGCCATGTAATCCGCAAGGGCGGCATTCCATCACTTTATCCGTTTCTGCGATAAACGATTTTTCGGATAAAGGTCCAAATCCGAAAGATGGAACAGTAGAGCAAAATATTGCTGTTACTGCTGCATTCATTGCCGATGCGATATGCAATGGAGCCGAGTCGTTTACAAAATTCATAACGGCATCCTTCATTAATGCTGCAGTTTGAAGTAATGTTAATTCCCCTGCAAGGTTCAGGATTTTATCTTTTCTTGTATCAGCGATCAAATCATTACATAAGGCTTCATCACTTTCAGCGCCGATTAAAATTATTTTGAATTTATTATCGATGGCATTGATAAGTTCTATCCATTTTTCGTAAGGGAATTGTTTGGTAGCCCATACCGATGCAGGCGCTATACAAATATATTGCTGTGTTTTATATTTTTCTGTTTTCGCAAGATCAATTTCAGAAGGGTAAAGTTTTGGGAAAAACCTTTTATCGTTTCCCAGAAAATCAATCAATGAAAGATTCCTGTCAATCTCATGAATCGGCTTATCTGCTTTACCGATAATATGTTTTCTTTTGTGTGAAAATAAAAACGAAAAAGGATTTTTACTGAAACCTGTAGTTGTTTTCGCTCCCGAAAAAGCAGTAATAAAACCGCTGGAAGCAAAGCGGTGCGCATTAACCACAAGTTCGTATTTTTTTGATTTGATATATTTCCTTGTTTTAAAAAGGTTCCCTGTTTTATTTTCTTTTTTATTCCAGGTGATTATTTCATTGATGTATGGATGGTTTTCGAGCAGTCCTTCGTTGCCTTTACGAAGAAGAAAATCAATTTTAGAA is a window encoding:
- a CDS encoding L-threonylcarbamoyladenylate synthase — its product is MLEEIDKTVNVLTKGGIILYPTDTIWGIGCDATNQAAVQKIFKIKKRLESKSLILLVSDIDMVKEYVENIPEIAWDLVKNMDRPTTFIYPKAKNLAKKAIASDGTVAIRVVSDEFCKQMITFFGKPVVSTSANVSGEPTALLFSKISSEIKKNVDYIVNLYHENIKEIRPSTIIKLLEDGNYEIIRK
- a CDS encoding glycosyltransferase family 9 protein, producing the protein MERILIIQTAFIGDVILATPLIEKLHYLYPASKIDFLLRKGNEGLLENHPYINEIITWNKKENKTGNLFKTRKYIKSKKYELVVNAHRFASSGFITAFSGAKTTTGFSKNPFSFLFSHKRKHIIGKADKPIHEIDRNLSLIDFLGNDKRFFPKLYPSEIDLAKTEKYKTQQYICIAPASVWATKQFPYEKWIELINAIDNKFKIILIGAESDEALCNDLIADTRKDKILNLAGELTLLQTAALMKDAVMNFVNDSAPLHIASAMNAAVTAIFCSTVPSFGFGPLSEKSFIAETDKVMECRPCGLHGFKTCPEHHFECAYSIEINKLVTSIPH